One window from the genome of Epinephelus moara isolate mb chromosome 5, YSFRI_EMoa_1.0, whole genome shotgun sequence encodes:
- the rps6 gene encoding 40S ribosomal protein S6 has product MKLNISFPATGCQKLIEVDDERKLRTFYEKRMATEVPADPLGDEWKGYVVRISGGNDKQGFPMKQGVLTHGRVRLLLSKGHSCYRPRRTGERKRKSVRGCIVDANLSVLNLVIVKKGEKEIPGLTDSTVPRRLGPKRASKIRKLFNLSKEDDVRQYVVRRPLTKEGKKPRTKAPRIQRLVTPRVLQHKRRRIALKRQRTLKNKEEASEYAKLLAKRMKEAKEKRQEQIAKRRRLSSLRASTSKSESSQK; this is encoded by the exons ATGAAG ctgaacatCTCATTCCCCGCTACTGGCTGCCAGAAGCTGATTGAAGTTGATGATGAGCGCAAGCTGAGAACTTTCTATGAGAAGCGTATGGCCACTGAGGTGCCTGCTGACCCTCTGGGAGATGAGTGGAAG GGTTATGTGGTGCGCATCAGCGGAGGCAACGACAAGCAGGGCTTCCCCATGAAGCAGGGTGTGCTGACCCACGGCCGTGTGCGCCTGCTGCTCAGCAAGGGCCACTCCTGCTACCGTCCCCGCAGGACTGGCGAGCGCAAGCGCAAGTCTGTGCGTGGTTGCATCGTTGATGCCAATCTCAGCGTGCTCAACTTGGTCATCGTCAAGAAAG GCGAGAAGGAAATTCCCGGGCTGACCGACAGCACCGTCCCTCGCCGTCTTGGTCCCAAGAGGGCCAGCAAGATCCGCAAGCTCTTCAATCTGTCTAAGGAGGATGACGTGAGGCAGTATGTTGTGAGGAGACCCCTGACTAAAGAAG GCAAGAAGCCCAGAACTAAGGCTCCCAGGATCCAGAGACTGGTGACGCCCCGTGTGCTGCAGCACAAGCGACGCCGCATCGCCCTCAAGAGACAGCGCACCCTGAAGAACAAGGAGGAGGCCTCTGAGTACGCCAAGCTGCTGGCCAAGAGGATGAAG GAGGCCAAGGAGAAGCGCCAGGAACAGATCGCCAAGAGGCGCCGCCTTTCTTCTCTGAGAGCATCCACATCCAAGTCAGAGTCCAGCCAAAAGTGA